In Nonlabens agnitus, the DNA window AGTGAATGGCCTACACCACGATCTCCCACAAGATTGGGCGGCATGTAAAAGCAGCTGGATCTATTTCATAAAAAAGCCATTCTAGTGATAGAATGGCTTTTCTTATATAGTATAAAAGCGTTTAAGAATTCGCTTTCTTCTCCTTTTCCAGTTTCTTGGCTTCTCTCTTCATTTTCATTTTTTCAAGCATTGTACCTGTAATCCAGTAAGGGATCGCAAATGCTGTCAAGAAAATCATTAACCAGAATCCTATCGTTAGAATTGCTGCAAATGCTAAAAAGCCTAAATATTGATCAAATTCAAACATAACTTTTGTTTAGATACTGCAAAGATAGTGGCTGCAGGCATAAAATAAAACTTGCAGGTATACTTTATTAACAAAAATCTTCTGTTTGATGTGAATAAAGTGGTGTGGATAAGTTCGCTTTCGCGAAAGCGATAACCTCAAAAGTCTCTGTGCAAATCTTAAGAACAATTTATTGAGGTTGATTCAGCCATAAGCGCCTTGAACTCTATATTTGTGTAAAATCAACTCCATGGAATACCGTATAGAAAAAGATACCATGGGACCCATTGAGGTTCCAGCAGATAAATTGTGGGGCGCGCAAACACAGCGTTCCCGTGAGAATTTTAAAATAGGTCCATCTGGCAGTATGCCGTTGGAAATAATTTATGGCTTTGCCTACCTCAAAAAAGCGGCGGCTTATACTAATGAAGAGCTAGGTGTCCTCGCCACTGAGAAGCGCGATTTGATCGCGCAGGTTTGTGACGAGATTCTGGATGGGAAACATGACGATCAATTCCCGTTGGTGATCTGGCAAACCGGTTCTGGTACACAATCCAACATGAATGTGAACGAGGTGATTGCTAACCGCGCCCACCAGATTGCAGGTAAAAAAATAGGCGAAGGTGATAAAACCATACAACCCAACGACGACGTCAATAAATCCCAAAGTAGTAACGATACTTTCCCAACAGGAATGCACATTGCCTGCTATAAAAGAATTGTAGAAGACACCATTCCCGGGATCATACAGCTGCGCAACACATTGCACGAAAAAAGCCAGGAATTTAGCGAAGTAGTCAAAATAGGACGCACACACTTGATGGATGCGACTCCATTGACTTTAGGACAAGAGTTTTCAGGATATGTTTCCCAGTTGGATCACGGTATCATTGCTTTGGAGCATACCTTGGATCATTTGAGTGAATTGGCTCTAGGTGGAACCGCTGTAGGAACAGGACTCAACACACCAGACGGCTATGACGTTAAAGTGGCAGGCTACATTGCAGAATTCACAGGCCTACCTTTCAAGACAGCCGATAATAAATTTGAAGCCTTGGCGGCTCATGATGCTTTGGTAGAAACGCATGGAGCGTTAAAGCAAGTGGCTGTTTCCTTAAATAAAATTGCTAACGACATAAGAATGCTGGCCAGTGGACCACGCAGCGGTATAGGCGAAATCATCATCCCAGCAAACGAACCAGGAAGTTCTATTATGCCAGGAAAGGTCAACCCAACTCAATGTGAAGCATTGACGATGGTAAGCGCCCAAGTCATGGGTAACGATGTCACGGT includes these proteins:
- the fumC gene encoding class II fumarate hydratase — translated: MEYRIEKDTMGPIEVPADKLWGAQTQRSRENFKIGPSGSMPLEIIYGFAYLKKAAAYTNEELGVLATEKRDLIAQVCDEILDGKHDDQFPLVIWQTGSGTQSNMNVNEVIANRAHQIAGKKIGEGDKTIQPNDDVNKSQSSNDTFPTGMHIACYKRIVEDTIPGIIQLRNTLHEKSQEFSEVVKIGRTHLMDATPLTLGQEFSGYVSQLDHGIIALEHTLDHLSELALGGTAVGTGLNTPDGYDVKVAGYIAEFTGLPFKTADNKFEALAAHDALVETHGALKQVAVSLNKIANDIRMLASGPRSGIGEIIIPANEPGSSIMPGKVNPTQCEALTMVSAQVMGNDVTVSVGGMQGQYELNVFKPVMAAAVLQSAQLIGDACRSFEEHCAAGIEPNHTRIKDLLNNSLMLVTALNTKIGYYKAAEIANKAHEEGTTLKEAAVATGYLTAEEFDEWVRPEDMVGKR